One region of Halohasta litchfieldiae genomic DNA includes:
- a CDS encoding 50S ribosomal protein L2 has translation MGRRIQGQRRGRGGPTFRAPSHRYKAELSHKKSEEHDTITGEVVGIEHDPARSAPLADVEFEDDDRRLILAPEGITVGETIQVGVSAEIKPGNTLPLGEIPEGIPVCNVESSPGDGGKFARSTGVSAQLMTHDRKVAVVQLPSGEVKRLNPECRATIGVVAGGGRTEKPFVKAGNKHHKMKARGTKYPRVRGVAMNAVDHPFGGGGRQHPGKPKSVSRDAPPGRKVGDIASKRTGRGGKGGRD, from the coding sequence ATGGGACGTAGAATTCAGGGACAACGACGCGGTCGTGGTGGCCCAACGTTCCGGGCCCCCTCCCACCGCTACAAAGCAGAGCTCTCGCACAAGAAGTCCGAAGAACACGACACCATCACCGGCGAGGTCGTCGGCATCGAGCACGACCCAGCCCGGAGTGCTCCGCTCGCGGACGTGGAGTTCGAAGACGACGACCGTCGACTCATCCTCGCACCTGAGGGTATCACGGTCGGCGAGACGATCCAGGTCGGCGTTTCCGCGGAGATCAAACCCGGCAACACGCTGCCGCTGGGCGAGATCCCCGAGGGGATCCCGGTCTGTAACGTCGAAAGCTCACCCGGCGACGGCGGCAAGTTCGCCCGGTCGACGGGTGTCTCCGCACAGCTGATGACCCACGACCGGAAGGTCGCGGTCGTTCAGCTGCCCAGCGGCGAAGTCAAACGGCTTAACCCTGAGTGCCGAGCCACCATCGGCGTTGTTGCCGGTGGCGGTCGAACGGAAAAACCGTTCGTCAAAGCAGGGAACAAACACCACAAAATGAAAGCACGCGGTACGAAGTACCCGCGTGTCCGTGGGGTTGCCATGAACGCCGTCGACCACCCATTCGGTGGTGGCGGTCGACAGCACCCCGGCAAGCCGAAGTCCGTCTCGCGGGACGCACCACCGGGACGCAAGGTCGGTGACATCGCCTCGAAGCGAACCGGACGCGGCGGCAAAGGAGGACGTGACTAA
- a CDS encoding 50S ribosomal protein L23, whose product MSSILHHPLVTEKAMNEMDFDNKLLFITDIDATKPEIKKEVQDRYDVTVEGINTQITPKAQKKATLALSDDDDATEVASRIGVF is encoded by the coding sequence ATGAGCTCGATTCTTCACCATCCGCTGGTGACCGAGAAGGCGATGAACGAGATGGACTTCGACAACAAGTTGCTCTTCATCACTGACATCGACGCCACCAAACCTGAGATCAAGAAGGAAGTCCAGGACCGCTACGACGTGACTGTCGAGGGTATCAACACCCAGATCACGCCGAAAGCACAAAAGAAGGCGACACTCGCGCTCAGCGACGACGACGACGCGACTGAGGTTGCCTCACGAATCGGAGTGTTCTAA
- a CDS encoding 50S ribosomal protein L3: MPQPSRPRKGSLGYGPRTRATDEVPRIRSWPDDDGAAAPQGFAGYKAGMTHVVMVNDEADSPREGMEESVPVTVVEVPPMRAVAVRAYKDTPYGQKPITEVWATEFDENLDRALDLPAEDTFEQDSEALRELIDDGEVDDLRLITHTVPGDNKNVPKKKPDIMETRVGGGSLTDRADHALDLLEDGGEHSFDDVFRAGEYLDVSGITKGKGTQGPVKRWGVQKRKGKHARQGWRRRIGNLGPWNPSRVRSTVPQQGQTGYQQRTELNKRIISIGEGDDASVDGGFVDYGEVDGDYVLIKGSVPGPNKRLLRFRPAIRPNDQPRLDPEVRHVSTASNQG, from the coding sequence ATGCCACAACCAAGCAGACCACGCAAAGGCTCGCTGGGCTACGGCCCGCGGACGCGTGCAACCGACGAGGTTCCACGCATTCGCTCGTGGCCAGACGACGACGGAGCAGCGGCTCCACAGGGATTCGCCGGCTACAAAGCTGGCATGACCCACGTTGTCATGGTCAACGACGAGGCAGACTCGCCGCGTGAAGGAATGGAAGAGTCCGTTCCTGTCACCGTCGTCGAGGTTCCGCCAATGCGGGCGGTTGCCGTCCGAGCCTACAAAGACACGCCGTATGGACAGAAGCCGATCACCGAGGTCTGGGCCACCGAGTTCGACGAGAATCTCGACCGCGCTCTGGACCTCCCGGCAGAAGACACCTTCGAGCAGGATTCGGAGGCCCTTCGGGAACTCATCGACGACGGTGAGGTAGACGACCTGCGTCTCATCACTCACACCGTCCCCGGTGACAACAAGAACGTCCCGAAGAAGAAACCCGACATCATGGAGACACGCGTCGGCGGCGGCTCGCTTACGGACCGCGCCGACCACGCACTCGACCTCCTCGAAGACGGCGGCGAACACAGCTTCGACGACGTGTTCCGAGCCGGCGAGTATCTCGATGTCTCGGGTATCACGAAGGGGAAAGGAACACAGGGTCCCGTCAAACGATGGGGCGTCCAGAAACGGAAGGGCAAACACGCCCGTCAGGGATGGCGTCGACGGATCGGCAACCTCGGTCCGTGGAACCCATCCCGGGTCCGTTCGACCGTTCCCCAGCAGGGACAGACCGGCTACCAGCAGCGAACCGAACTCAACAAACGTATCATCTCCATCGGCGAGGGCGACGACGCCTCCGTCGACGGCGGCTTCGTCGATTACGGCGAGGTCGATGGTGACTACGTGCTGATCAAGGGTTCAGTTCCGGGGCCGAACAAACGGCTGCTGCGGTTCCGCCCGGCCATCCGGCCGAACGACCAGCCACGCCTCGATCCCGAGGTTCGGCACGTCTCAACCGCATCTAACCAGGGCTAA
- a CDS encoding putative RNA uridine N3 methyltransferase — protein sequence MDGLTLLVPSSIIREAEDKREATRKLGYVARAATVFRADRLLIFPDREGERRWGEEFVRVVLQYAATPPYLKREVWGQRDELQFAGILPPLRVSSQTVADPAGSVTHQGIVTKVGSEGRVRVNCGLQHPISLMVPPNMATPAEGERVTVRISSREPVRARLVDEAPPGFDVESTDLSAALDDESGLRIATSAYGEELSHGRLGDLLPQIADGATVAFGSPGRGLPEILGIEPEAVSAAVAAGDHVDSDPGFDRWLNTIPRQGSETVRTEEAMFASLSCLTLTE from the coding sequence ATGGACGGACTAACACTACTGGTTCCGTCGTCGATCATCCGAGAAGCCGAGGACAAACGCGAGGCAACTCGCAAGCTCGGCTACGTCGCCCGCGCGGCGACGGTGTTTCGGGCTGATCGACTTCTCATCTTCCCAGATCGGGAGGGCGAACGTCGGTGGGGCGAAGAGTTCGTCCGCGTTGTGCTGCAGTACGCTGCGACGCCGCCATACCTCAAACGCGAGGTGTGGGGGCAACGCGACGAACTGCAGTTCGCGGGCATACTCCCTCCGCTCCGGGTTTCGTCACAGACCGTAGCCGATCCAGCCGGATCGGTTACACATCAAGGAATCGTGACCAAGGTCGGATCTGAAGGCCGCGTTCGGGTCAATTGCGGACTGCAACACCCGATCTCGCTCATGGTGCCGCCGAATATGGCGACACCCGCTGAGGGGGAGCGCGTCACCGTCAGGATCTCTTCGAGAGAACCGGTCCGTGCACGGCTCGTCGACGAGGCCCCACCGGGCTTCGACGTCGAAAGCACGGACCTCTCGGCAGCCCTCGACGACGAATCGGGGCTACGGATCGCCACGTCAGCCTATGGGGAAGAACTGTCCCATGGTCGACTCGGTGATCTCCTTCCGCAGATCGCGGATGGAGCAACCGTCGCCTTCGGCTCGCCCGGCAGAGGGCTTCCGGAAATACTCGGGATTGAACCCGAGGCAGTCTCGGCCGCAGTCGCGGCTGGAGACCATGTCGACTCCGATCCGGGGTTCGACCGCTGGCTCAATACGATTCCGCGACAGGGCAGCGAGACGGTGCGAACGGAGGAAGCAATGTTCGCGTCGCTCAGCTGTCTCACGCTCACGGAGTAA
- a CDS encoding 50S ribosomal protein L22 has product MGINYSVEADPDTTAKAMLRERPISLKHSKAISKAIKGKTVAEAEEYLDGVIAGDQSVPFKQHNTGVGHRSDIDGWDAGRYPNKASKDFKKLLENARNNANNQGFDGPEMVIKHLAPHKVGERAGRKPRAFGRASAWNTTLCDVEVILEVPEAEQ; this is encoded by the coding sequence ATGGGAATCAACTACAGCGTCGAGGCCGACCCCGACACCACCGCGAAAGCGATGCTTCGGGAGCGGCCCATCAGCCTGAAGCACAGCAAGGCCATCTCGAAGGCGATCAAAGGCAAGACCGTCGCCGAGGCCGAGGAGTACCTCGACGGCGTCATCGCTGGCGATCAGTCAGTGCCGTTCAAACAACACAACACGGGCGTCGGTCACCGCTCGGATATCGACGGCTGGGATGCCGGTCGCTACCCGAACAAGGCCTCGAAGGACTTCAAGAAGCTCCTCGAAAACGCTCGAAACAACGCCAACAACCAGGGCTTCGACGGCCCCGAGATGGTGATCAAACACCTCGCTCCCCACAAGGTGGGCGAGCGTGCCGGTCGAAAGCCTCGTGCGTTCGGCCGTGCCAGCGCGTGGAACACCACGCTCTGTGACGTCGAAGTTATCCTCGAAGTACCGGAGGCAGAGCAATAA
- a CDS encoding 30S ribosomal protein S19 has product MSSTEYRTGREGEFTYRGYDLDELQDMDLDEVAELLPARQRRTILRGLSEEHQKLLDKADGKGDEETANNPIRTHLRDMPVLPEFVGLTFAVYTGQSFERVEIEPEMIGHYLGEFQLTRNSVEHGQAGIGATRSSKFVPLK; this is encoded by the coding sequence ATGAGTAGCACAGAATATCGAACTGGCCGAGAGGGCGAGTTCACATACCGCGGTTACGACCTCGACGAGCTCCAGGATATGGACCTCGACGAGGTGGCAGAACTGCTCCCCGCTCGACAGCGGCGAACCATTCTCCGTGGTCTCTCCGAGGAACACCAGAAGCTCCTCGACAAAGCCGACGGTAAAGGCGACGAGGAGACGGCCAACAACCCGATCCGAACCCACCTGCGGGACATGCCGGTCCTGCCGGAGTTCGTCGGACTCACGTTCGCCGTCTACACCGGACAGAGCTTCGAGCGCGTCGAGATCGAACCCGAGATGATCGGGCACTATCTCGGCGAGTTCCAGCTTACCCGTAACTCGGTCGAACACGGACAGGCCGGAATTGGCGCGACCCGTTCATCGAAGTTCGTGCCCCTCAAGTGA
- the rpl4p gene encoding 50S ribosomal protein L4 translates to MQATVRDLNGDDAGTVDLPEVFETHYRPDLIKRAVVAAQANRKQAYGADKLAGLRTPAESMGSGRGMSHDPRQNGVVRRVPHAVSGRRAHPPKAEKDQGKTINRKERQLATRSAIAATADAERVAERGHEFDADLELPLVVSDEFEDLVKTQEVLGLLEELGIADDIERAEDGKSVRAGRGTTRGRKYQEPTSILFVTSDEPSKAARNLAGVDVATAGEVNVEDLAPGTHAGRLTLFTESALDEVADR, encoded by the coding sequence ATGCAGGCAACAGTACGCGACCTGAACGGTGACGACGCGGGGACCGTCGACCTCCCAGAGGTCTTCGAGACCCATTACCGCCCGGATCTCATCAAACGGGCAGTCGTCGCCGCCCAGGCAAACCGGAAACAGGCCTACGGTGCAGACAAACTCGCAGGACTCCGAACCCCCGCCGAGTCGATGGGTAGTGGACGCGGTATGTCCCACGACCCACGACAGAACGGCGTTGTTCGTCGTGTCCCACACGCAGTCAGTGGTCGACGTGCACACCCACCGAAGGCCGAAAAGGACCAGGGCAAGACGATCAACCGAAAGGAGCGACAGCTGGCCACTCGGTCGGCCATCGCCGCAACCGCCGACGCCGAACGCGTCGCCGAACGTGGCCACGAGTTCGACGCTGATCTCGAACTCCCACTCGTCGTCTCCGACGAGTTCGAAGACCTCGTGAAGACCCAGGAGGTCCTCGGACTGCTCGAGGAACTCGGCATCGCCGACGACATCGAGCGCGCCGAAGACGGCAAATCGGTACGCGCCGGACGGGGAACGACCCGTGGCCGGAAGTACCAAGAGCCAACCTCGATCCTCTTCGTGACCAGCGACGAGCCATCGAAGGCAGCCCGCAACCTCGCGGGTGTCGACGTGGCAACCGCCGGCGAAGTCAACGTCGAGGATCTCGCGCCCGGCACACACGCCGGACGCCTGACGCTCTTTACCGAGAGCGCACTCGATGAGGTGGCAGACCGATGA